The window GGCCTAAATGTTGATATTGAAAAAGTGTATCTTAAGTCTTTAAAAGTGTGTCCTTCCTTCTAAAGCGTGTCCTTAGCTTGCTCCTTTATTTTTTtgattcttatttcattttctacACTTATTAAAGTACAAAACAACTCCAAAGAGCATTGATCAAGGCACCAAAAGTCTCAATTAAAGCAAGGAAAGTCTATATCttgaatttaagaaaagaaatgctAAGAACATAGATTAAAAACAtgaaatttctaataaaaatactaaatcacTACCACTATTTAAAGAAATAATAACTAGAAACTACTAAAAATGCGCATGCATCAATTAATAAATAGAAtcatgatttaattatttaaaaaaatattaattttgagttaattttataactatcaatataaatttttttatactaatatctaattatatttttatatatagagagaaaaaaattatttttaaataacaagtatgtaaattaattattttactttgtGCAACAGAtttaatatttaatcaaatataaaaagatacactttaaattcttttaaaatttagataatgaatattaaaattaattattaataaaaaattaagctCTTTCATgtacaaataataattaaaaattttattatttgatttttttatatatagaaattTTAATCTTCTTAGTCGACAGAACTTTTGTCTCCTATAATcttttggtaaaaataatttgattttataaatattttatgtcatAATCTATAATATTAAAACAAAGTCAACGTAGTTTTATATTACGAGTAAAAATATTAGTTGTTATTAAAAGTTTAAATAAAACCTTAATTAAATGGCAGTTTGATCACTTCTAAAGAAGCATAATAGAGTTAAatgaagtcaccaaaaaaaataagaGTTAAATGAAATCATTTTGAGTGCCACTCCTTTTCCCTCGTCTACAAATGAATCCAAATCAATTTGATCAAATTCAGTTCCACCCAAAGTTCttgattatgagaaaaataagctTTAGACGTGATGACATATATGATAAACACACAGAAAAACGAGGTGGAGTTCTCCAAGTCCAACCACATTGATTAGTGTCACAAGCCGGAATAACCGGAATCATCAAAATATTGATTGATGAACGTGTCAATACTTCAGATCTCTTTTTATTGGTTTCCATCAAAGTGCTTTAACGAATTCACAGTTTCACACTGTAAAAGATACACCTTATAAAGAGAGACGCACAAGTCATCACTAAATGGAAAAGTGATGTTAAGGTAAAGTTTGGAAGActattttggcgccaaagtttcTAAGAAGTTGTATTGCAGTTTCACTATAAATAGTATCATGATTCACGTTGGTTTTCCACTACCAAACACCAAAACACTCCCTCAAAGCATTTCATAGATTGCACTACTTACTCTTCTCATAATCATAGCTAGTGATCACAGATTCATAGTGATCAATAGAGTCACTGTCTGCAATGAAGCTGGTTCAAGCAGTCATGTTGTTTTTGGTGATATCAATCATCCATTATTGCACGTGTCTCAATCTCTGTCTCGATGATCAGAGGTCCTTGTTGCAGCAATTCAAGAACAATCTCACCTTCGACCATCAACATTCCATCAAGGTGAAGATATGGAATGAGAGTATTGCATGCTGTGATTGGAGTGGCGTAACTTGTGATCATGACGCTCATGTTATTGCTCTTGATTTGAGTGACGAAGGCATCCAAGGTGCATTGGGCAATTGAAGCAGCCTTTTCAGTCTCCAACATCTTCAGTTCTTGAATTTGGCTTTGAATGGCTTCAATTCTCCCATTCCATCCACATTCAACAAATTGAAGAACCTAACTTATTTGAACTTGGCATGTGCTGGCTTTGTGGGACAAGTTCCAATCGAGATTTCTCAACTTACAAGGTTGGTTACTCTGGATCTTTCAAGTATTTATAAAATTTCGAAACTTGAGATTCCATATTATTCTAGAATGTCGTTTACTCTTAGTTTCTCAAGATTTTTGGGTAAGAAGTCGAAACTTGAGAGTCcaaattttgaaaagcttggtCAAAACCTCACAAGTATTAGGCAACTGTACTTGGATGGGGTATCAAGTGAGCATGACAAAGTGTGGGTTAATGGGAACATTTCCTCAAGAGATCTTCCAGGTTACAACTTTGTCATCTATTGACATCTCATATAATCAAGACCTCCATGGTTCCTTTCTGGATTTTCCACTCAATTGATCTCTCCATACCATAATATAGTAAGTCACACAAAATTTTCTGGAAGACTTCCTCTTTCTATTGGGAACATGGTGCAATTATCAACATTAGATCTTTCTAGTTCCAACTTCAGTGGACCACTTCCCagctcattttcaaaaatcacagagCTTAAGGAAATGGATTTATCGGATAACAACTTCATTGGTCCAATTCCATCACTAGGCAAAGCCAAAAAGCTTGCCTACATAGACCTTTCATATAATGGTCTAAGTGGTTCACTTTCATCAGCTCAACTTGAAGGACTGCAAAGTCTTTCCGTAATTGGCTTGAGTTACAATTCCATCAGTGGTACCATCCCTTGGTATCTTTTCATGCTCCCATCATTCGAGGTGGTTGACCTTTCTCATAATCAATTTGATAAATGGGAAGGGTTCAGAGATGTGTTTTCCTCTAAGCTAGTTCACTTTGGAGGTCTGAATCAAAGTTCCATAATTGACTTGAGTTACAATTCCATTAGTGGCAGCATCCCTTCATCTCTTTTTGTGCTCCCATCGTTGTGGAAGCTTTACCTTTCCAACAATCAATTTAGTAAATTAGAAGAGTTCACAAATGTGTCTTCTTCTATGCTGGGCACCCTTGATTTGAGTTGCAATAATCTATCAGGGTTATACCAACATCTATCATTCAACTTAGTGGACTTACTGAACTTTATCTTTCCGGAAACAGTTCAAGGGGCCAATGCTGCTAGATGCACTAATGAAACTTAACAGTTTATTGGTTCTAGACCTTTCATTCAATGACATAGATGATGTTAGTGTTACCCATGTTGAACTTTCCTCTTCTTCAAAAATAACCAATCTAAAGCTAGCATTCTGCAAGTTGAAAACTTTCCCAGGTTTTTTGAGCTACCAATCTACACTAATTTATCTGAACCTCTCAAATAACCAGATTCAAGGATCAATACCCAACTGGATTTGGAGTTTACATACTCTTTACACTCTTGATGTCTCTTACAATTTTCTAACTAATTTGGGAGGGCCATTGCAGAACCATTCTTCTTATGTGGCCCACATTTACCTCCAATTGCAAGGCCCAATCCCAGGTTTTCTTCATTATATTACTATTGTGGATTACTCAAACAATAATTTTAGCTCTGTTATTCCAACAGACATCGGTTATTACATGTCTAGGACATATTATTTTTCTCTAGCAAACAATAATATTGATGGCAGCATCCCTCATTCTTTGTGCAATGCTCTAATGCTTGAAGTTCTTGATCTTTCTCATAACAAAATATCTGGTGAAGTTCCCCAATGTTTGATGAAACTAGGTAAGACTCTTGGGGTATTGAATCTGGGGAGTAACAAGCTGACAGGCCATATTCCCAATACATTTCCAAGTTTTTGTGCTCTACATTTCTCACTCATTGCACTGCCTTAGAGGTATTAGATGTTGGTAGAAATAAACTTGCTGGTGCCTTTCCTTGCTTTCTAAGTTACATATCCACACTTCGTGTCCTGATTTTGCAGAACAATAAGTTTCATGGTCGAATGGTATGTCCAAAAGACAGTTGTGTTTGGAACACCTCACAGATTGTTGATGTGGCTTTTAACCTCTTTAGTGGTGAACTACCTGTCAAATGGTTCATAGGCTGGAAGAAGATGATATCTAATGATGCTGGAGAAAACTCAAAGCTAAGCCATATCCAATTTGGTGGTGATAACAACCATGCAGTATATTATCAGGATTCAATAACATTCACAAGCAGAGGTAAACAAATGGAGTTggttaaaattaattgaataatcaTGTGTGTGCTTGTTTTTGGTTTCGGTCTGTACTAAGCATTAATAATTatgtttttgtgctttgtttctttttctaaaataatatcaCAACACATAATCTTGTTTAGACTTCAGAGGCTGAAGTTTCCCAGCTAACATAAAGTGCTCCATTGCAAGGGATTTTATATACATTGAATTGGGATTTTCTTTTGAGATTGAAACTATATTTTTGCCAATTTAGTGGAGGGAAAAACACAGAAATGTAAGATGCATGAATCACTAGTTATTGCATTAAGTTATATGTTTTTGAATACCTTTAAATAGTTCACAATTTTATATTGCACTAAGTAAGATGATGCATATCTTAAGATGTGGTAGTGTATATTGTTATATACACTGCAATTGGCTCTGATTTTTCACAAACGGCAAAGGCATGATATGTTTGTCCAAATTAGAGTATGTATTCTTTCTCATTCTTGGCCTAATTCCACATTTCAGGCAATAAAGATGTAAGATTCTGAGCAATAACAGTAACAAaatttataaacttttttttataccATTGTATTCTATTTCTTATGGTATTAGTGTCTATTACTAGTTAATGTACAACAATGGAGTTCCATTAGCAAAGTTTTATAAACAattaaatcaaattgatatataTACACTGCCAAGTATTTTACTGGTCAATTtgatttcttctcctcctttttttgcCTCCTCATCCTCTTTCATTATCATCGTCGTcgtcgtcttcatcttcttctcttatatatgtttaaaataaataaaatatcttttaaaaaaattgactagTACTAACCGAAAAAAATCATTTCCTTAGCATTACTCTATTTTTGATATGATTGTGTTGATCTTCATCTATAGAATTTCCCTTTTGGCAGTTTCTCTTGAATTGTTGGACAACTTTTTCCTAATATTTTACCCTGAAGAATTGCATTTGTTTTTTCAACTTTGAAGAGAAAGAAACGgtataccaaaaataaaaaataaaaacaaagtaaCAAGAAGCTTTCCCAAATACAATTATCAGTTAGCACAGGGTTTGTCTTACATTGACTCACTAATCAAACAAATAACCAGTAAGACGGTGAACAAATATGAAGCAGTCTATTTTAATATCCAGAGCTAtgtaagaaaatatctttaacaTTTTCACTTCAAAGTATTAACGAGTTGAAGTGTCAATTATATGAACCAGTACATAGTTGACTCTGCAGTCCACTCATCATGAAAGAGTTACATTTCCACAAAAACTACGCGAGTTTTCAACACTTGGCTTCAGAAGAAAACACCATTTACATTCTCTTTTTATAGCTTAAAACTTTTACTTGGAAGTGCATGCGTTATTACTCAGTTGATATCTGCAATGAAAATCCaagaattcttatcttttttggTGATATCAATCTGTGTGGTTACTGACCTTTGTGTTGAAGATGATGAGCAATCATTGCTGTTGCAATTGAAGAACAGCCTTACTTTCAACAGTGAAAGTTCAAGCAAACTGAAGGTGTGGAATCAAAGTGTTGCTTGCTGCAATTGGAGTGGTGTTACTTGTAATGATGAGGGACATGTTATTGGTCTTGATCTCAGTGGAGAATCAATCACTGGAGGATTCAACAATTTGAGCAGCCTATTCGATCTTCAACATCTCCAGAGCTTACATTTGGAAAATAATAATTTCGGTTCTATGATTCCTTCAACATTCAACAAATTGAAGAATTTAAATTACCTGAATTTGTCATATGCTGGCTTTGTGGGGCAGATTCCAATAGAGATTTCTCAGCTGACAAGATTGGTGACTCTTGATATCTCAAGTCGTGCCGATTTGACAGGTGAAGAAGAGCTGAAACTTGAGAAGCCAAATCTAGGAATGCTTGTCCGCAATCTCAGCAGGATTAGAAAATTGTATCTGGATGGTGTAACTATGACATCTCAGGGAGAGGAATGGTGCAATTCTTTGCTGTTTCTGCCCAACCTGCAAGAATTGAGCATGTCAAGTTGCAATCTCTCAGGACCCATTGATGCTTCCCTGGCAAGTCTTGAGAATCTCTCGGTCATTCGTCTTGATCACAACTATTTATCATCTACAGTGCCAGAAACCTTTGCCAATTTGAAGAATTTGACCACCCTTAGCCTTTCTTCATGTGGGTTAATTGGAACGTTTCCACAAAAGATCTTCCAGGTTAGAACACTGTCATCCATTGACATATCATACAATTCTAACCTTCAAGGTGTCTTTCCATCCTTCCAACTGAGTGGAGCTCTTCATACTTTAATAGTAAGTGAAACGAGCTTCTCTGGAACACTTCCTAGTTCACTATCAAACCTCAAAGGCCTCAGTTACTTGGATTTGTCACTTAACAACTTCACTGGTCCAATCCCATCTTTTGGAATGGCGAGAAAGCTTTCCTACATAGATCTTTCTCGTAATAATTTTAGTGGGTCAATTCCATCATCTGCTCACTTTGAAAGACTACAAAATCTCATCAGCATCAAACTGGGTTACAATTCCATCAGTGGAAGAATTCCTTCATCTCTTTTTAGACTCCCATTACTGCAGAAGATTCAACTTTCCAACAACCAATTTGGTCAATTGGATGAACTCAAGAATGTTTCTTCCTCTAAATTAAATATTCTTGATTTAAGTAGCAACAACATATCAGGTCCAATACCAGCATCCCTCTTCCAGCTCACAGGACTCTCTATCCTCCGACttccttcaaacaagttcaatggTTTGATGCAGCTAAATAAGTTTTTGGAGCTCAGAAATTTGACCACACTGGACCTTTCGTACAATAACTTGTCGGTCAATGTGAATATCAACCTGTCTTCCATTCCAAGCATCAGCACTCTAAAATTGGCATCCTGCAGTTTGAAAGTTATCCCTGGTTTCTTGAGGTACCAGTCTAAATTAACCACTCTAGATCTCTCAAGCAACCAAATTCAAGGAGCAGTGCCCAACTGGATCTGGAAACTGGATAGTCTTGAAAGCCTTAATATGTCTCGCAATTATCTGACTAGTTTGGAAGGGCCTTTACAGAATCTTAGTTCCAATTTAATATTCCTTGACCTTCATAGCAATCAACTACTGGGGCCAGCTCCTGTTTTTCCCAAATCTGCTGCCTATGTTGATTACTCAAACAATAATTTTAGCTCCCTTATCGCACTTGAAACTGGTTACCTGTCTGGCACAATTTATCTCTCTCTTGCAAACAATAGATTCCGTGGCAGCATCCCTTATTCCATCTGCAATGCCTCTAGtcttcaagttcttgatttttcCCATAACAACATTTCAGGCACAATTCCCTATTGTTTAATAAGATTAAGTCAGATGCTTGGGGTGCTGAATCTGCGCCAGAACAATCTCTCAGGCCTTATCCCGGATAAGTTTCCAGCATCTTGTGCTCTGAGGACTCTTGATCTCCATGGAAATAAATTAGAAGGGCATATTCCAAAATCTGTTGGTAATTGCACAACACTAGAGGTGTTGGACCTTGGGAACAATCAAATTACCGATGGATTTCCATGTTCATTGAAGAACATATCCACTCTTCGTGTGCTCGTATTGCGAAAAAACAACTTCTATGGCAACATTGGATGTCCAAAAGACAATGACACATGGCAAATGCTTCAAATTGTTGATTTGGCCTTTAACAGTTTCAATGGTATGCTACCTGCAAAATGCTTCAGAACATGGGAGGTTATGATGCATGATGAAGACAAGGCTGATTCTGGGGTAAATCATCTCCAATTTGAGGTACTTAAATTTCGACAGATATATTATCAGGATTCGGTAACAGTTGCAAGCAAAGGTCTAACGATGGAGTTAGTTAAGATTCTAACTGTCTTCACTTCGATCGACTTTTCATCCAACCATTTCCAAGGAGAAATACCGAAAGAACTGTTTGACTTCAAAGCACTCTATGTGCTTAACTTATCGAACAATGCTCTTTCTGGCCAGATTCCATCTTCTATAGGGAATTTGAAACAGCTTGAGTCACTAGACCTGTCAAAGAACTCATTACAAGGAGAAATTTCCACTGAGCTTGCAAGTTTGAATTTCCTTTCAGTCCTGAATCTCTCCTTCAATCAGCTGCAAGGAAAAATCCCCACAGGTACCCAAATCCAATCATTTCTCAACACTTCCTTCGTTGGTAATAAAGGATTATGTGGACCCCCTTTGACTGCAAACTGCAGTGCTACTCATGACACATTCAGTTCAGTTGGGAAGCAAGATTCTGCAATTGATTGGAATTTTATTAGTGTGGAAGTTGGTTTCATTTTTGGCCTTGCTGTTGTCATTGGTCCCATCTTGTTTTGTAAGAAATGGAAGCTCAAGTATTGGCAATTTCTGGACAGAGTTCTTTGTTGGATCTTTCCTCATCTGAGTTTGGAGTATGAAAGGCATGGAGGCCAAAGTTACAAAGTTCTGGTATGGAGGAGGTACTAGTCATATTATTTAGTATCTATAATTGTTGATGATGCTATTGATGCATGAGCAGCAAAAATAATTGTGGGATATGTTATATTTTACTTGTTTTCACTTTTAGCTTTATTTCATGTATGTACTATACTATTAAAAAATCATGTGTCCTTGTTGTACTTCAGTTACCCATGCTAATGCAAATAGTTCCATTGATAAACTCAGTGAATTTTTATGAGATTGGAACCATGATTTTGTCTCTTGCTCTCTGTAAGCCATGGAGAATGTCCTGCTAGATAAGATGCTTTATTGTATGAATAATGCACTGGAGGGGAAGACATAAAACTCTGAGATGGATGCATTATAAGTTACTGTAGAAAGTTATGTTTAGTTTTAATGATTATGTTTGAACTTGTCGGGTATTTGGATAGAGaaattcttttttataattttagccATTATTTGGTCATCAACTCATCATAAATACTAAATGATCGtttatctatttatctatttatctatctatttatttatctattcttaatatataaaagtagatacataagCATGCACCACATTACTTTTGAGACATTTCTTTCCTCCTACTAATGCCATGTCAACAATATTACTTACTTGGCACAACTTTAGAATCAACCACTCTATTCTTGCCAAATCAACTACTATTtccaaatcagcaaaaaaaataaaatatacaaataaaaaactaaaaaatagaatccaataaatttgtaacctccaaatacattgaattcatattcctatatttattatatcttaccgttataaacaacacaataaatttataaccgcaacaattaatttataaattaaaagtttaaaaaatgaaaattatattttattattataattatgtttattataatcattttaatttttgccaatgagttataccTCAAATAGCATAGTCTCCCATATTGGTCGCGAGTTCGAGTCTctgtatctttggtaaaaaaaaatcattttaatttttagaagtaaCACTAAGTACAAATAACTATTATTGTAGTTtttacttattattaaaaataaattctattttattttaccaatataaattttgaaaagaatatttgaaaactaaaaaaaaaacaaatttattaaaagagTATCAAAACGAAACcaaaaaatatatgatattagACATACATTTTCATATTAGATACATTTGTAGTATATAAGATGCATCATGCATGCATGTTTACCTCAAAAcactaattaactattttctttttttactaaaaatgttTAACTTTTAGCTTTTGTCGCGTATATTTGTACATATAAGATGCATCATGCATGGATACAaatctaattatataattattacaataattatgtTGACCGCAACTCTATAAGTTTAGGCCATTGACTACGTTAATTGCATTGCCAACTTTAGAATAATTATTATTTGGCACAActttagaatcaaccactcaattcttgccaaatcaactattatttttaaatcagcaaaaaaacaaaatatacaaataaaaaactaaaaaatagaatccaataaatttgtaacttccaaatacattgaattcatattcctatatttattatatcttaccgttataaacaatacaataaatttataaccataacaattaatttattaatttttataaataactcacCAAAGGtaataaacatccatattacaaatgtcataataatattattaatcataataaattttacattataAGTATTTAAATTCTATACCATTTAAACTAcatatataagtctcttatcactattccttcacataacatcaaatttagcacaaaaaatttattttcgaactgcatatctcaaacttactcaatagAGTATCATTCTTTCAGAGCAAAACGATTAGATCTAATGGCCATGCAATGAGAATCTGATGATcaggtatgacaaaaaaaaaaaatcacaacatgcatcatacattcatacttCCTCAAATATCATATATCCaatgataacataaattgaatattGGAATAGGAAAAGATCTTCACAATTTTAACAACTATAAACGAAATTGATGACAAATTAGGATGGAACTGTGTTAAATGTAAAAAGTGTCCGAAGAaagcatatataaaaaaagaaacaactaCATTTGTGGCACATATAATCAAACACCATAATATCCAACAATAAGAtaactctatatacttttcataatctcatctatcaaattattagttgttagcccaatacttattttaggtttagaattcaattaaaggTTTTAGATCAAAGTGTTACAACaacttttgtactatttgatggcgACGGAAAAAACTTATTGGGCACAACTGCTTTAAATCTAATGACATTTCAGAAAAATAATGACATTGAAGCACCACcccatcaagagattaaggagaaagaaaaccatacaaattcaagacacatcttcggaagaagaacatacatacaaagatggaaccaaataacacaataaaaagtgcatcaaattcaacaattcataaagaacataTCTTCACAAGAACCTACGACAAAAAGAAGAAAGCACAAACTCTAACAACCAACAAAAAAAGGAGGACGAGCGCCATATAAGATGACTAAGtccatcaactaaaacaaatgcaaaaattaaaccaccaaataaaaatgtttaaaaatgtTTACAACTCCCATTCAAATCTTTTGTattacaaattatttaaaataaaataccttttaatttaacttcaatttacacatatttaatttatttctcaaaacataacaatttttaatatttattatatactatcattaatttaccgtCCCGCGCATCGCGTGGGTCTCATTCTAGTAATATATAAAAGTTGATACCAACTCTCTCCACAATGAATTTAAGCCATCTTTTCTTTGCTAATGATGCCACATCAGCAATTTTAATGACTTGGCAAAAGATGAAAATCAACCaatcactatttagtaaaatgttttaaaaaaattaaaacaaaaaactcttatatattattatctaattgaaacatcaagtactaattaaatacaataaatatacattaaaaatgtcataataataataataattataaaaaatttcaattacaaatattcaaattctacaacttatacatattaagacTCTTACTACTCTTCATTCCTTAATCTCTCATATTAATTGTAAAACccggtcaaaccgtaattaattaaataataaattaaatagaagcgaatatggttagaaaatttagcaatcgaaatttgataatttaaatatgatatttggactcagtgaatttttttgagtcggaaaacatagttttcggaataaaaatgcgcactgaaaatttgaccggcagtaccggctgcgatctgtccggtactgtggctgagaaaattaattagaagtgaataattttaagaaataagaatttataatttgggaagataggaatatttaaaatgcgatttaaaactctaatattaaaggttttggcccaaaattagaccaacggacaaaaataagtgaaccggaccTAAGTGAGTCCaatatccaacatatataaatattaattatgagtatttcagctcatttacCCTAAAAAAAGGGGTTTGGGACGCTGAAAtgggaaaaagagaaagaagagagaaaatcctatttccatcaaatttcaaatcaccataacttttgatccgaaactccgattgacgagccgtttgcggctacgcatcgctcttctcatcctctacaattttatctaagttttgtagtgagtattctattcatctctgctcagttttcgaaattccctacTGTTATGCGTTCTTAGgtagttagtgttaaaatcttatgattttggttgtttagggatactctaatacggattctaagtgggttctatctcTATTTCATATGGACTGAGGTAAGAAGTACTCAAACCGctgtgatttatcaatttcatgaaccctaggttgattataagtgtgaaaattgattatgttagagtattgggtaATTTTTgtgcacaattggaagattgatattgcttgaggagctttggtgaggcttgaagTTAAGGATTGGTGGAGACTcaagaaaaaatttaattattttggctacaagaggtatggtttaagttttatttaagtaccatgtggtgtgatgagaattcctaggctagatgtccctaggattaagtttggattgtgtgaaTAGTTGGcattaatatgcatagttgatatgtaatgtaaattaatgattgagttgagaatcgtgtgaatttgtatgtttggcGTGTTGAGGATTtaatgaattggataatgaatattggtttggGGAATATacatttgagttgtgaatttgggccggagacCGTGaatattgggccggaggccggaaaaaggtaagaaaggtaagttgatgtatGTATTGTATAATGATATAAGGGATTGGATAGATCTTTGacattgaatgtgtgaataattggtttgattattgaataataaagtttgaggaattgaggtgtggaatttgatagttttgggtaaaattgtgtagatgaggtaggtttggttttaattgagtgtaattatgtgaatatggttgggttgtggtcatttggatgagtaGAAATGAAGTTGCcttgtgaacattggaaaaattggtgatttctagttttgggtaaaaactgatttttgaccaactttggcggtCCGTAACTCGGTCCTCGGAGTTTGAAATTCttcaaaattggatttttatggaagtttattcaacgatctttccaacggttcagaaatgattgaaaaataaattttgtaaaagaagttatgtgtgttggaagtttggggtttgaaaatgtaattctgcagcttttaacttagtaaaaattttggaaaattgtGCTTCCACGCACACACGTGGCCGACGCGCATGCGTCAGTCTCAAAATTTACTCACCCACGCGTGCGCCTaaccgacgcttacgcgtcgctacACGGATGCGTATGCCTCGtagaaaatccagagagttgtgcgggtattatgctggttttgtgcgagacacacaaaacgcacccacgcgtacgcgtggctgatgcgcacgcgtcactctGCTTTTCTgacttccacgcgtgcgcatgggcgacaCTCACGCGTCACTCTACTTTTCAGCCTTCTACGCATGAGCGTGGGCAACGCGCACATGTGACCTT is drawn from Arachis hypogaea cultivar Tifrunner chromosome 12, arahy.Tifrunner.gnm2.J5K5, whole genome shotgun sequence and contains these coding sequences:
- the LOC112730440 gene encoding receptor-like protein 53; this translates as MVQLSTLDLSSSNFSGPLPSSFSKITELKEMDLSDNNFIGPIPSLGKAKKLAYIDLSYNGLSGSLSSAQLEGLQSLSVIGLSYNSISGTIPWYLFMLPSFEVVDLSHNQFDKWEGFRDVFSSKLVHFGGLNQSSIIDLSYNSISGSIPSSLFVLPSLWKLYLSNNQFSKLEEFTNFKGPMLLDALMKLNSLLVLDLSFNDIDDVSVTHVELSSSSKITNLKLAFCKLKTFPDIGYYMSRTYYFSLANNNIDGSIPHSLCNALMLEVLDLSHNKISGEVPQCLMKLEVLDVGRNKLAGAFPCFLSYISTLRVLILQNNKFHGRMVCPKDSCVWNTSQIVDVAFNLFSGELPVKWFIGWKKMISNDAGENSKLSHIQFGGDNNHAVYYQDSITFTSRGNKDVRF
- the LOC140177101 gene encoding receptor-like protein 7 gives rise to the protein MKIQEFLSFLVISICVVTDLCVEDDEQSLLLQLKNSLTFNSESSSKLKVWNQSVACCNWSGVTCNDEGHVIGLDLSGESITGGFNNLSSLFDLQHLQSLHLENNNFGSMIPSTFNKLKNLNYLNLSYAGFVGQIPIEISQLTRLVTLDISSRADLTGEEELKLEKPNLGMLVRNLSRIRKLYLDGVTMTSQGEEWCNSLLFLPNLQELSMSSCNLSGPIDASLASLENLSVIRLDHNYLSSTVPETFANLKNLTTLSLSSCGLIGTFPQKIFQVRTLSSIDISYNSNLQGVFPSFQLSGALHTLIVSETSFSGTLPSSLSNLKGLSYLDLSLNNFTGPIPSFGMARKLSYIDLSRNNFSGSIPSSAHFERLQNLISIKLGYNSISGRIPSSLFRLPLLQKIQLSNNQFGQLDELKNVSSSKLNILDLSSNNISGPIPASLFQLTGLSILRLPSNKFNGLMQLNKFLELRNLTTLDLSYNNLSVNVNINLSSIPSISTLKLASCSLKVIPGFLRYQSKLTTLDLSSNQIQGAVPNWIWKLDSLESLNMSRNYLTSLEGPLQNLSSNLIFLDLHSNQLLGPAPVFPKSAAYVDYSNNNFSSLIALETGYLSGTIYLSLANNRFRGSIPYSICNASSLQVLDFSHNNISGTIPYCLIRLSQMLGVLNLRQNNLSGLIPDKFPASCALRTLDLHGNKLEGHIPKSVGNCTTLEVLDLGNNQITDGFPCSLKNISTLRVLVLRKNNFYGNIGCPKDNDTWQMLQIVDLAFNSFNGMLPAKCFRTWEVMMHDEDKADSGVNHLQFEVLKFRQIYYQDSVTVASKGLTMELVKILTVFTSIDFSSNHFQGEIPKELFDFKALYVLNLSNNALSGQIPSSIGNLKQLESLDLSKNSLQGEISTELASLNFLSVLNLSFNQLQGKIPTGTQIQSFLNTSFVGNKGLCGPPLTANCSATHDTFSSVGKQDSAIDWNFISVEVGFIFGLAVVIGPILFCKKWKLKYWQFLDRVLCWIFPHLSLEYERHGGQSYKVLVWRRY